The genomic DNA CAATCTGTGGTTTAAATAAATAAATAATACCCGTAATTGCTAGTAGAATAATAAATGGTGCAAATATAATACCTGCATAGAAATGCCAGCGCCAAACTGCGCGATAAAGTAACTGTGCCTTTGAAACTTCATGTTCGACGACAGTTTCTTTTGCATAGTCCAGCCTCTCTTGTTGTAAACTCATACCACGTATTCTCCTTTCCTAGTACATAATCATTCTTTCTAAAATCACAATGTTTAAGAAAAAGTTGCTTCTTAAAATGTAACTAACATTTGTGGTAAAACTATGGACTTTGCGTGAATTAATTTACAAAACGTCAAAAAAAAAAAAACTGCCTCAAAAGGAAGTGCACTGCATTACTTTATGCGTTGCATTTATACGAACCAATGAATATAAAAAAGCTGTTGAGAGTTCTCAACAGCCTTATATTTGGCGATGCAGCTGCAGCAACTGCAACGTAGTCCCTTCCTTATCATCTGTATTTCTTATTTGTTTGACCACGGATCCAATTAATCCCGTTTCCCTTCTGCTCTCCTTTAACAGAACATCCTTCAATAACCGTATTGCTAGTTTGATCAAGCTTTATGCCAAACTGCTTTGTACGGATATGAAGATTTTCTAATCAATGATTTTTGCCTGTGACATAGATTGCTTCCGTATCTTTCACGCTGCTGCATTGTTCCACATTCACATTCTTCAATGTAACCTGCTGGCCACGTATCGTAATAACAGGATTTTTGCTGCAAGAACGAATAGTAACTTGTCCTACACCTTTCAAAGTAATAGGTTTGGAGAGAACAATCGTTTCATTATACACACCGCTTGGCAACTTTACAATTCCATGCTTAGGAGCATTATCAATTAGAGACTGCAGAGTACCTTCTGCATGACTGGATAGTGGAAAAGTCCATAAAACAATAAAAAGAGAAAAGAACAATAAAATTTTTTCATAGAGTAATCCCTTTTTCCTATAGTCATTATGTCCGAAATGAAGCATAACAAATAATTATGTATAGTTTGTGAAGTGTTTATGTATATTTTCTGACAAGATGAAGGATTTTTATTCTACACTATAGCCATCCAGTAAATGGGTGTGAGAATTTGTAGCATGTTGTTATGCAAAAATTGCATCTACTCTTCTTGTTTCTGAAGCTGTCTACACGTAATTTATGTGACAAATGGGAAATTAATTGCAAATTTAATAGGATGGACGCAACTTTTAATTAATGTTTTGTCCGTTACAGCAGTGGCAAATGGATGTGATCATTGTTAGAAGGATGTCATTAGCCTATCCTGAAAATGCTAAGTGCAATACCTCAGCATGGCGGAGTGGTGAACTTGCCGGCTGTCTGCATAATTTTACATATGACATTGGTGCTCTCTCAATAGATGTGCAGGAAAGTAAAAAAGACGTTGGTAGCCATCAAATTATCCAATTAACAAAAAGAGGGGCGCCCTCTTAAAGGAAATTTTTATTTCCTTTTGTTCAGCCCCTTTGTATAAATTAGCATCTTGATAAAATGACATGTCAAATTGTCTTTGCAAGGTAATCGTCAAGTTGGGCAAAGGTTCCAGCAAATCCCTGCTTAACTGAATCGTGCGCAGCCTCAAAGGTTTTGCGCTCCTCTTCCGTCGTAGATTGGGGGATCCCCCGCATTGTGATTACCGTCTTTCCTTCATGCTCGGCAAACGTAATTGTATTCAGGATTTCTAGCGGCCAAGTTGGGCTAAATGGAGCACGAACAGTATTACCCTCCTCATCAGAAAAGGAATTGATGAAGACGATCTTCTCCGGCGCAACGATTTCACGATAAACAAACTTGCCCCACATTTCGTGGCCGTCAGGGGATGTCATGCTGTAATGAAAAACGCCGCCCGGACGGAGATCTAACTTGGAGATGCCAAATGTGAAACCTTTTGGTCCCCACCAGTGCTTCAAGTGCTCAGTCTCAGTCCACATTTTGAACACAAGATCACGCGGCGCATCGAATGTGCGTGTCATTACGAGCCCACTCTCCTCTACGTTCGTTGTGATGTTGTTTGTTGTATTTTTTTCGTTCATTTCTATTCCTCCATATTTTTGTATTTGTGTACTTTTATTTGAAATAATTTTATACCTAACCCTTTAAAAATAATTCCCGTTAATTGTTTAATAAGTTTGTTATCTTTGTACTCTCTCTTAGTTTTTTGTTAGTGGAAGAATATGAAAACCTACCTTATCATTACTGCCACATTTTTGAATAAATAAGGAACCAATTGCACCAATCATATTGATTTTCCTTTTTTATACGACATTATACGATTTTCCTTATTTTGTTTATTATAAATCATAAAAAGGATTCCACTAAACACAAAAAATGCCCCTATGCCATGGATTATTGTTAATTGTTCATAAAAAAATAAAGTTCCCATAACAGTTGCAGATATTGGCATTACATTGATAAATACAGATGCTGTTGATGCCCCAACATTTTGTATACCTTTATACCACCAAACAAAGCTGATAGCAGAAACAATAATAGCTACATATAGTACGCTTAACCAGATCTCCCACCCACTGCTTTTAATTGAATCCAAAGAGGTATAGTAAATAGCTAAAGGAAATAATAATAGCGTTCCAAAACCTGTTGCATAAGTAATTGCGGTTAATGGACTGTATTTTTTCATGACAACCTTTCCAATCACTGAATATATACACCAACTTAGACAGGCATAAATTAAGACTAAATCAATTGGTGCAAATCCAAGTTCTAAAATAACACTGATCTGTCCATTAGTAATGATAAATAAAGCACCAAATAAAGCTGTTATCACTCCAATGATATCCTTCCAGCTTATTTTCTCTTTCAAAAATATAGCTGAAAATAGCGTGATTAAAGGAGCATTTACAGCAATAACCAAAGAACTTTTTACAATAGGCGCATATTTTGTGGCAATAAAAAAACAAATGTTATACAAAAAAATCCCAGTAAAACCTAGCAACGCAAACAATCCCCAATCCTTTTTCGTTGGAACTGGTTGTTTAGGTTCTTTCAGCCACATCAAAGGAAATAAAATCAGACTTGCTCCAAAAAACCGAAAGAAGGCAACTGTGATAGGATGCAAACTTTTCTGTTGAAATCTTTCCCGCAATAAAAGCCCCGCCCCAAATAGTTGTCGTTAAAAAAGAAGTGCATAGGTTTTTATCCTACTTGATTTCATTAAAAGGCCTCCCTAATATAAAACTTCTGTTATATGAATT from Bacillus methanolicus MGA3 includes the following:
- a CDS encoding SRPBCC family protein yields the protein MNEKNTTNNITTNVEESGLVMTRTFDAPRDLVFKMWTETEHLKHWWGPKGFTFGISKLDLRPGGVFHYSMTSPDGHEMWGKFVYREIVAPEKIVFINSFSDEEGNTVRAPFSPTWPLEILNTITFAEHEGKTVITMRGIPQSTTEEERKTFEAAHDSVKQGFAGTFAQLDDYLAKTI
- a CDS encoding DMT family transporter; amino-acid sequence: MRERFQQKSLHPITVAFFRFFGASLILFPLMWLKEPKQPVPTKKDWGLFALLGFTGIFLYNICFFIATKYAPIVKSSLVIAVNAPLITLFSAIFLKEKISWKDIIGVITALFGALFIITNGQISVILELGFAPIDLVLIYACLSWCIYSVIGKVVMKKYSPLTAITYATGFGTLLLFPLAIYYTSLDSIKSSGWEIWLSVLYVAIIVSAISFVWWYKGIQNVGASTASVFINVMPISATVMGTLFFYEQLTIIHGIGAFFVFSGILFMIYNKQNKENRIMSYKKGKSI